A single Hippocampus zosterae strain Florida chromosome 1, ASM2543408v3, whole genome shotgun sequence DNA region contains:
- the mettl3 gene encoding N6-adenosine-methyltransferase subunit METTL3: MSDTWSNIQAHKKQLDSLRERLQRRRKEPTSNATQPASEVTTSADVPVSRSDSPAPSAASAPCGAREDTAKPPDPELEKRMLAYLSDLSLSLPKDSLVITKEVNGSETAVAHECIQSLLLKFSAQELIEVRQPALSSSCTTVVVAVDHTKLWAMIGSGAGAPRAGVKRKAEEQSQHTRSPGFSPSVQSCASPPRPAAAATTNVLPAASWQTAGMLGASGSNADKKGRSSKSHSSHLDMEIESLLNQQSTKEQQSKKVSREILELLNASTAKEQSIVEKFRSRGRAQVQEFCDHGTKEECVRSADTPQPCTKLHFRRIINNHTDENLGDCSFLNTCFHMDTCKYVHYEIDSPPEAEGSPAGAQPGAAELGLHGDADSNVGKLFPSQWICCDIRYLDVSILGKFAVVMADPPWDIHMELPYGTLTDDEMRKLNIPVLQDDGFLFLWVTGRAMELGRECLSLWGYERIDEIIWVKTNQLQRIIRTGRTGHWLNHGKEHCLVGVKGNPQGFNRGLDCDVIVAEVRSTSHKPDEIYGMIERLSPGTRKIELFGRPHNVQPNWVTLGNQLDGIHLLDPEVVARFKERYPDGVISKPKNMQTPHN, translated from the exons ATGTCAGACACATGGAGCAACATCCAGGCGCACAAGAAGCAGCTGGACTCCCTGCGGGAAAGGCTCCAGCGGCGGCGGAAAGAGCCGACGTCAAACGCGACTCAACCGGCCTCTG AGGTGACCACAAGCGCAGATGTCCCCGTGTCCAGGAGCGACAGCCCGGCTCCGTCGGCCGCGTCGGCTCCGTGCGGCGCGCGGGAGGACACCGCGAAACCTCCAGACCCTGAATTGGAGAAGAGGATGCTGGCCTATTTGTCGGATCTCAGTCTCTCTCTGCCGAAGGATTCGCTCGTTATCACCAAAGAAGTGAATGGC TCTGAGACGGCCGTCGCTCATGAATGCATCCAGAGTCTTTTGCTCAAGTTCTCCGCTCAGGAGCTCATCGAAGTGCGGCAGCCGGCATTGTCGTCATCTTGTACGACGGTGGTCGTAGCGGTGGACCATACCAAACTATGGGCTATGATCGGATCAGGTGCCGGCGCCCCGCGGGCCGGAGTCAAGAGAAAAGCCGAGGAGCAGTCCCAGCACACGAGAAGTCCTGGCTTCTCGCCTTCGGTGCAGAGCTGCGCTTCTCCTCCGCGCCCCGCAGCCGCCGCCACAACCAATGTTTTGCCGGCGGCGTCTTGGCAGACGGCGGGCATGCTTGGTGCATCGGGGAGCAACGCTGACAAGAAAGGCAGAAGCAGTAAAAGTCATTCGTCTCACTTGGACATGGAAATTGAAAGCCTGCTCAACCAGCAGTCCACAAAAGAGCAGCAGAGTAAGAAG gttagcCGAGAAATCCTGGAGCTACTTAATGCCAGCACAGCCAAAGAACAATCTATAGTGGAGAAGTTTCGCTCTCGCGGCCGCGCTCAAGTGCAAGAGTTTTGCGATCACGGCACCAAGGAGGAGTGCGTCCGCTCGGCGGACACGCCTCAACCCTGCACCAAACTCCACTTCCG GCGCATCATCAACAATCACACGGACGAGAACCTGGGCGACTGTTCCTTCCTCAACACGTGTTTCCACATGGACACCTGCAAGTACGTCCACTATGAGATCGACAGCCCCCCCGAAGCCGAGGGGAGCCCGGCGGGGGCCCAGCCGGGCGCCGCTGAGCTTGGCCTGCACGGCGACGCTGACAGCAACGTGGGCAAACTCTTCCCCTCTCAG TGGATCTGCTGTGACATTCGCTACTTGGACGTGTCCATCCTGGGCAAGTTTGCCGTGGTGATGGCTGACCCGCCCTGGGACATCCACATGGAGCTGCCCTACGGCACGCTGACGGACGACGAGATGAGGAAACTCAACATTCCCGTCCTGCAGGACGACGGCTTCCTCTTCCTCTGGGTGACCGGCAG AGCGATGGAGTTGGGGAGGGAGTGTCTGAGTCTGTGGGG CTATGAACGTATTGATGAAATCATCTGGGTTAAGACCAACCAACTTCAGAGAATCATCCGGACAGGAAGAACAGGACATTGGCTGAATCACGGCAAGGAGCACTGCCTG GTGGGCGTCAAAGGCAACCCTCAGGGATTCAACAGAGGTTTGGACTGTGACGTCATCGTTGCCGAG GTCCGTTCCACCAGTCACAAACCCGACGAGATCTACGGAATGATCGAGAGACTCTCGCCGGGAACCAGGAAGATCGAGCTCTTCGGTCGACCGCACAACGTGCAGCCCAACTG GGTGACGCTTGGGAACCAGCTGGACGGGATTCACCTACTGGATCCGGAGGTGGTGGCCCGCTTCAAGGAACGCTACCCGGACGGCGTCATCTCCAAACCCAAGAACATGCAGACGCCACATAATTGA
- the ttc5 gene encoding tetratricopeptide repeat protein 5, with protein MAEEHKSSELQDIKELVDELYNYRDCYFETHSVEEAARKQEDVTLELEKVLKKLQEKEDSYKHKAEFLLLKGRCLNVGPDFSVAAEDCLSRAVKLEPGLVDGWNTLGEQYWKKGDLMAAKNCFTGALQQSKNKVSLRNMSMVLRQLPAADGDTHGKQVMESVDMARQAVQLDVADGTSWYILGNAYVSLFFSCGQRPQFSTQALSAYAQAERVDRAAACYPELHFNRAILFQYEEMFGSALGGYSRAAALDPGWPVPAEKEKQLMEYLNNVTELCQKKGKVKARRLRGMLSNLSTSSLGPCSSPDFRSWTGRVGSLESRPSSSLTHGLNGGAAALGKVVFSLASQDRMAFTFGMVDSEETCVVVMVYNTADSWGVLIGDTVVVPEPRVKRHSITHKDKSFDFKSIRVDSPLFLIVNGRTQNAQSLIVTSVSYKPQSE; from the exons ATGGCGGAGGAACACAAAAGCAGTGAACTCCAAGACATAAAG GAGTTGGTAGATGAATTGTACAATTACAGAGACTGTTACTTTGAGACTCACAGCgtggaggaggcggcccggaaaCAAGAAGATGTCACACTCGAGTTGGAAAAGGTGCTGAAAAAGCTGCAGGAGAAAGAAG ATTCCTACAAGCACAAAGCAGAGTTTCTGCTGCTGAAGGGCAGGTGCCTCAACGTAGGCCCAGATTTCAGCGTCGCTGCAGAGGATTGCCTTTCCCGCGCTGTCAAGCTGGAGCCTGGCTTGGTGGACGGCTGGAACACTCTTGGCGAGCAGTACTGGAAAAAGGGGGACCTGATGGCTGCGAAGAACTGCTTCACGGGAGCCTTGCAGCAG AGCAAGAACAAAGTGTCTCTGCGCAACATGTCCATGGTTCTGAGGCAGCTACCGGCGGCGGACGGCGACACGCACGGAAAGCAGGTTATGGAGAGCGTGGACATGGCCCGGCAAGCTGTCCAACTGGACGTCGCTGACGGGACATCCTGGT ATATTTTAGGCAACGCCTACGTATCCCTGTTCTTCTCTTGTGGACAAAGGCCGCAGTTTTCCACACAGGCTCTAAGTGCCTATGCGCAGGCT GAAAGAGTGGACCGAGCCGCCGCCTGCTACCCAGAGCTGCACTTTAACCGAGCCATCCTGTTTCAGTACGAAGAAATGTTTGGGTCGGCGCTGGGGGGCTACAGCCGCGCGGCCGCCTTGGACCCCGGCTGGCCAGTGCCTGCGGAGAAGGAAAAGCAGCTGATGGAGTACCTCAACAACGTCACAGAACTCTGTCAGAAAAAG GGGAAGGTGAAAGCGCGCCGTCTACGGGGCATGCTGTCCAACCTGAGCACCTCGTCTTTGGGCCCGTGTTCCTCTCCCGATTTCCGCTCATGGACGGGTCGCGTGGGCAGCCTGGAGTCGCGGCCATCATCCTCGCTGACGCACGGCCTCAACGGCGGCGCGGCCGCCCTGGGGAAGGTGGTGTTCAGTCTGGCGTCCCAGGATCGCATGGCCTT TACGTTCGGCATGGTGGACAGCGAGGAGACGtgcgtggtggtgatggtgtacAACACGGCCGACAGCTGGGGGGTCCTCATCGGAGACACGGTGGTGGTTCCCGAGCCTCGGGTGAAACGACACAGCATCACGCACAAAGACAAG TCGTTTGACTTCAAGAGCATCCGCGTGGACTCTCCTTTGTTCCTCATCGTCAACGGAAGGACACAAAATGCCCAGAGTCTCATCGTGACCTCCGTCAGCTACAAGCCTCAGAGTGAATAA